AAACCTGTGTTTTGAAATCTTTTAGTTTATTTCAGTAGTTCCTAAAATGCCCCGATGCTGAAAACTAAATCagattttcctttccttgtctgTTATCTTTTAGTCTATTCCATAATTTTACTCTTATTCTTGTTTATCTCTGTGCTAATGATTTTGATATAGAATTGAGTAATTCATGTTGCAATGCAGAAACATTTTTAGATGTTTGCCACTGAATTCTTATTTACCTGGGTGTCAAACCCAGTGAATATATTATGCCTTAGAGAACACTGCTCAAATGAAATATGAAGCTTATGTTGAGACTGTCAGCTACAAGATTTTCAGAGGTTTCAAGATAGTCAGACTCCTTTTCATAACACAATTTATAGAGAGAAGATTTATGCATCACTGGACTATTGGTctctgaaaaaaaataaaagggcaTACTGATAATACACGTATCGGTGGTTTAGTGTCCATTTTCATTTCACACTAGTTGATCAATAAacaattgtggagtttgtttccaaaaggtaccaaatccatcagAACATATTTTACAGGAACAGGAAAAAacatgctgaggatatgcattcttctgttgctataaaatgtaattttccgAGCCCTGTACTGAAGTGACTTGATACTTTAGATAGATCTGTACAGAATATTTTACTCTTACAACCGCATCATATGGGCAAAATTGCCTGCTGTATGCCGgttcctcttcacttttgccacggaacctgctggctcccatcccacaatgcacatctacttccagtggggctctgtggcaaaagtgaagaggaacCAGTGTATGATAGGCAATTTTATCCTTCATTTTATCCTTCATTTCCCTCTCGATAGTTATCTGTAGCAACTCCTGAATTGTCATTTggtaatctttatttcttctttttcaaaaCCCTTTGTCTTCTTGAATCTAGGAAATCGCCTTGCTATTCACAAATGCCTTCTATCATGTCTGATAATTGACCCAACTGGTTCAACAGCACCTATAATGACTTACAATACCGGCCCAGGCTTTCAAACAAAGATAATTTTTGTCCTACATGAAGACATTGGAAAACTAGACTGGAACTTTAACCACAAACCTTTTTTGATGCCTATGAGCTACACCCATTCCTGCCCTTTATACCTTACTTATTTGCTACTTGCTTATTTACTTCTAACTAATCTCTGCCACATGGTATACCTGATCAGAGATCAGGAAGGGAAAAGAAGTAAAATCCTGCTCATCACTGGGAGAATCAATGATGATTGACTTCCATGAATATACTGGTGAGTTAGCACTTGACAGTAATCATCTGGTAAATGGTAATCTTGATTCAGCAGCAGTATCACAAGATTCACTATTTAAGTCACAAAGTATAGGGTGTCAAGATATGAGGAACAATTTGCCTAGGGAAGATGGGAGGTCAGATTCTTTTGGGGTACATAATAGTTTTATCAGTTTTTTAAAGACTGGATAACCAAGTATTCCTTTCCAATTATGATCAGTAATTTCTAAAACATAAAAGTAGAAGTTTTTACTGTTTCAGCACCAACTCTCACAATTTTGAGTAGTGTGGCAAAGTTTCTGCAGGTGCttgatttctttttctgaaatgttCTGTAACAGCAGGGAAAAGATAAATtcctgtaatttttttattacatttgaATTTTTATCTGTAAACTACACTTAATTTTAGTCTTGGGGAAAAGGTAGAGTATAGATAAATGGAACAAACTGTGTATTTCTTTGTTGTTTGATGAGTACAATCCTTTTACATacataactagctttgcccggccacgcattgctgtggcaaagtatggtggcatgggaaatatagtcttgaggaattggtggtagttatttcattacccttatatatatataaattatcaaGATCCTTTCTGCTCCAAGTAATGTTTTCATTATGAACTATGAAAGCCTTATTGTTAGTTTCTGGACATCATTTTCACATTGATTGGGTTATAAGAATGTGATTGAGGAGGAATGTAGGAATTACTGAATAATAGCGATTATGCATTGTGTATGTGTGGGGGGGATTTGTGTTACCACatttgaataacaacaacaacaacaacaacaacaacaataacaacactttatttatataccgctctatctccccgaagggactcggggtggtttccAAGGTGCAAAACATCATACAAAACCCAACACAataatacaacagttaaaacacaacaaTTTCAGTTAAAACCAGAGCCACACTCAGAGTCTTCAATCAAAAGAGTTAGGGCAATGCTGGCATAATTCGTTTTTAGAGATAGGTAAAAACTTATACGCATACCTTAGGAACAAGAGATGGATAGTGTACCAAGGTCTGATTTAGATAATGAGACTAATCTTGGTCAAAAACCTGCCAAAAGAATTGCTGCAGTGAGAGACTCTAATGattatctatactgtagaattaatgtgattCTACCCCATGTTAACTACCAAATATGGAGTATTGGGAGTTCGAGTTTGCCGAGCCATCAGCACTATTTGGTAAAGaaattacagctcccacaattccataacattgaaccatgcagataaagtggggtcaaattgcattatttctacagtgtagatccactttCAGCCTGTAGCTACTGTTGTATAATTGTAGCAGTTGGAtaccacttgagctgccatgtGCTCCTCCTATTGAAACCTGAAGTTTTTAATGAGCATGAGTGGTTAGGATTTTCTAAGGGTTTTTGCTAATGACAGTATTACATCTCTGTGACAGAGAATTCTCAAATACTCAAAGAAAACAAATATCAGATTGTATATGGAAGATTTCTGACAGATAAAATGGTATTTGTGATGAGTAAATGTGCAGTATAGGTTAGACCCACTTTAGGTTGATTGTGTTCAAATATCTGGGAATCAGATAGGCTGCATTCATACTGCTATATCATACAGTTTGAAATTACATTAtgaggtcagtgtagactcatataatgcagttcaatgaggTTAAATATGGGTCTACACCAATCATAAAATGTACTTTCAAACTACATGATATCGTAATGTAGATCTAGTCCCAGTGTCTTGATATCATCCACATAGGATGTGAGTACAATCATAAGAATAGCAGTATCAACAAATTATCAGCTTACAATTCATATTGTACATACCATACCACAATTTATTTGATACTCATTACAAGAATTGTCATTGTGCTTCCTTCTTCCATAGGGGGCCTATATTCTGAAGAACAAACTCCAATGAATAAATCCACTCTCTCTGGGTTTCTTCTCCTGGAATTCTCAGACGTTTGGGAGCTGCAAATTCTACACTTTATTCTGTTTCTCATTTTTTACCTGACAGCAACAACTGCGAATCTTCTCATTGTATCTGCAATAACCTCTGACTATCACTTGCATATTCCCATGTACTTCCTTCTAATGAACTTGGCCATACAGGATGTGGGACAAATTTCAGTCATTTTCCCTGCTTCCATGGCTAATTCCCTTATGAATGATAGTCACATTTCTTATTCTGGATGTATTGCTCAAGTACTGTTCCATGTATTCTTTATATCATCTGATTACTTTCTTCTGACAGTCATGGCCTATGATCGGTATGTTGCCATTTGTACTCCATTACAGTATGAGATGGTGATGAATAGGCATACCTGCCTTCAGATGGTTATGGCTGTATGGATTATTAGTTTGTTTTATGCAGTGTTACACACTGTAGGCACATTTTCGCCTGCCTTTTGCTCCAATGTTGTCAATCAATTTTTTTGTGAAATCCCACACTTACTTAGGCTTGTGTGCTCTAAGTTGTACCTGATTGAAATTGGAATTCTTTTGCTGAGTGCTGTGGTTGCAGCAGGCTGTTTTGTGTTCATTATTGTGACCTATGTGCACATCTTTACTGTTGTCATGAGATTTCCTGCTGGTCAGGGAAGGAAAAGAACATTCTCAACTTGTCTCCCCCATCTCACTgttttttctgtatttatatttACTTCATATCTAGCATACTACAAGCCTGCCTCTGATTCTTCATCACTCCTCGATTTGGCAGTGACCATGATATATTCTATGGTTCCACCCTTGATGAATCCACTCATCTATAGCATaagaaacaaggagataaaaaatGCTCTGAAAAAACTGATATTTACATATAACAGAAAGTTATTAATGTTAATGTCCTGATTGTTGACCAACCTCCCAAATCATGGAACAGCCCTTTTTTGTTATTTCAAAA
This sequence is a window from Anolis carolinensis isolate JA03-04 chromosome 6, rAnoCar3.1.pri, whole genome shotgun sequence. Protein-coding genes within it:
- the LOC100560988 gene encoding olfactory receptor 14C36-like; translation: MNKSTLSGFLLLEFSDVWELQILHFILFLIFYLTATTANLLIVSAITSDYHLHIPMYFLLMNLAIQDVGQISVIFPASMANSLMNDSHISYSGCIAQVLFHVFFISSDYFLLTVMAYDRYVAICTPLQYEMVMNRHTCLQMVMAVWIISLFYAVLHTVGTFSPAFCSNVVNQFFCEIPHLLRLVCSKLYLIEIGILLLSAVVAAGCFVFIIVTYVHIFTVVMRFPAGQGRKRTFSTCLPHLTVFSVFIFTSYLAYYKPASDSSSLLDLAVTMIYSMVPPLMNPLIYSIRNKEIKNALKKLIFTYNRKLLMLMS